The proteins below are encoded in one region of Caulobacter henricii:
- a CDS encoding sensor histidine kinase translates to MLTVSLLIPALLSMGFLLSSVDRQGRAQLNEQMLTTARALSGAIDRQAAVGVAVVETLATDQALLAGDWARFHARALRVTDRRAGWVVVADLTGQQILNTRIDYGVALPRSPRIPELDRALQAGRSQVSDLRMGVVSRRYAITAGTPVTVKGKAYVVAYVVEAASFLSVFREERVPDGWVAAVLDNNNKIIARSRLHEKWVGHSATPDMADRITRAPEGVSHSTSLEGVPTVVAYSRSPQTGWTLLVAIPRADLARTVTRSVALTTGVFILLLVLGVGLALFFSRRINREVGGLVEAAHAIGHGQPIRGPSAFSLEEIGAIHAALSEASRELQIREERQKVMINELNHRVKNTLATVQALARQTFGKMEGAPVELFTERLIALSAAHDLLTRGGWSKAELDELLRACTRAHGDRVVLTGPPVSLDPNCAVSLSMVFHELATNSAKYGALSVPTAQVGIDWKIDPMTRALTLRWTETGGPPVTPPSKPGFGTRLIDISIRRELKGSAAFDFQPEGLVFEATLPPPPEDAPRWSNRF, encoded by the coding sequence TTGCTTACCGTCAGTCTTTTGATCCCGGCCCTGCTCAGCATGGGTTTCCTGCTCTCCAGCGTCGATCGTCAGGGCCGCGCCCAACTGAACGAGCAGATGCTCACCACGGCGCGGGCCCTGTCCGGGGCCATAGACCGTCAGGCCGCCGTCGGCGTTGCGGTCGTCGAGACCCTGGCCACGGATCAGGCGCTGCTGGCGGGTGACTGGGCGCGATTCCACGCCCGGGCGCTCCGCGTCACGGACCGGCGAGCGGGCTGGGTCGTTGTGGCCGACCTGACTGGACAGCAGATCCTCAACACCCGGATAGACTATGGCGTGGCCCTGCCGCGCTCGCCCCGGATTCCGGAGCTGGACCGGGCCCTTCAGGCTGGTCGCAGCCAGGTCTCCGACCTGCGGATGGGCGTGGTCTCCCGGCGCTATGCGATCACGGCGGGGACGCCGGTCACGGTCAAGGGCAAGGCCTATGTTGTGGCCTATGTCGTCGAGGCCGCGTCTTTCCTCTCGGTCTTCCGGGAGGAGCGGGTGCCTGACGGCTGGGTGGCTGCGGTTCTTGACAACAACAACAAGATCATTGCCCGCTCCAGGCTGCATGAGAAGTGGGTTGGCCACAGCGCGACACCGGACATGGCCGACCGGATCACCCGCGCCCCTGAGGGCGTCAGCCACAGCACGTCCCTGGAGGGCGTTCCGACCGTGGTCGCCTACAGCCGCTCACCCCAGACGGGCTGGACGCTTCTCGTCGCCATTCCGCGTGCCGATCTGGCGAGGACTGTGACCCGTTCGGTCGCCCTGACCACCGGCGTCTTTATCCTGCTGCTGGTCCTGGGGGTGGGGCTGGCCCTGTTCTTTTCGCGCCGCATCAATCGTGAGGTCGGGGGCCTCGTGGAGGCGGCGCACGCGATCGGTCATGGGCAGCCGATCAGGGGCCCCTCGGCGTTCAGCCTGGAAGAGATCGGAGCCATCCATGCGGCCCTGAGCGAAGCCTCGCGCGAACTGCAGATCCGCGAAGAGCGCCAGAAGGTCATGATCAACGAACTGAACCACCGGGTGAAGAACACCCTGGCCACGGTTCAGGCCCTGGCCCGTCAGACCTTCGGCAAGATGGAGGGCGCGCCGGTCGAGCTGTTCACCGAGCGGCTGATCGCCCTGTCGGCGGCCCACGATCTTCTGACCCGGGGTGGGTGGAGCAAGGCCGAACTGGACGAGCTCCTGCGCGCCTGCACCCGCGCCCATGGCGACCGTGTCGTGCTGACGGGGCCGCCCGTGTCTCTGGATCCGAATTGCGCCGTGTCGCTGTCGATGGTGTTCCACGAACTGGCCACCAACAGCGCGAAATATGGCGCGCTGTCCGTACCGACGGCTCAGGTGGGCATCGACTGGAAGATTGATCCGATGACGCGGGCCCTCACCCTGCGCTGGACGGAAACGGGCGGCCCGCCGGTAACGCCGCCGAGCAAGCCGGGCTTCGGCACGCGTCTGATCGACATCTCGATCCGGAGAGAGCTGAAAGGCTCGGCGGCGTTCGACTTTCAGCCCGAGGGCCTCGTGTTCGAGGCGACCCTACCGCCGCCGCCCGAGGACGCCCCGAGATGGTCCAACCGGTTCTGA
- the pgsA gene encoding CDP-diacylglycerol--glycerol-3-phosphate 3-phosphatidyltransferase has protein sequence MKNLPNILTASRLVLALFMFVALATAAGAVPWLSERLTGEDQFRLERWAFWAFVVAAVTDFFDGWLARKFDAVTVWGAILDPIGDKILVCGALLGLMALGPNPMIVLPAGLILFREFAVSALREVGAGKGIKLPVTVLAKWKTTLQLVAIGAEMVLASWAAFGLPDTPDVVGPATVAIHGLLWLAAVITLITGAQYWEAARKALT, from the coding sequence ATGAAGAATCTGCCGAACATCCTGACCGCTTCGCGCCTCGTCCTGGCGCTGTTCATGTTCGTGGCCCTGGCCACCGCCGCCGGTGCCGTGCCCTGGCTGAGCGAGCGCCTGACCGGCGAGGACCAGTTCCGCCTGGAGCGCTGGGCCTTCTGGGCCTTCGTGGTTGCCGCCGTCACGGACTTCTTCGATGGCTGGCTGGCCCGCAAGTTCGACGCCGTGACTGTATGGGGCGCGATCCTCGATCCCATCGGCGACAAGATTCTGGTCTGCGGCGCTCTGCTGGGGCTGATGGCCCTGGGCCCCAACCCGATGATCGTCCTGCCGGCCGGTCTGATCCTGTTCCGCGAGTTCGCTGTCAGCGCCCTGCGCGAGGTCGGGGCCGGCAAGGGGATCAAGCTGCCCGTCACCGTGCTGGCAAAATGGAAGACCACCCTGCAACTGGTGGCCATCGGGGCCGAAATGGTCCTGGCGTCCTGGGCGGCCTTCGGCCTGCCTGACACCCCGGACGTCGTCGGCCCTGCCACTGTGGCCATCCATGGTCTGCTTTGGCTGGCGGCGGTCATCACCCTGATCACCGGTGCCCAATACTGGGAAGCGGCCCGCAAGGCGCTGACCTAG
- a CDS encoding cold-shock protein encodes MATGTVKWFNGTKGFGFIQPDDGGSDVFVHISAVERAGLRTLNEGQKITYELEQDKRSGKMSAGQLQA; translated from the coding sequence ATGGCTACCGGCACCGTTAAGTGGTTCAACGGCACCAAGGGCTTCGGCTTCATCCAACCGGATGACGGCGGCTCGGACGTTTTTGTGCACATCTCGGCCGTTGAACGCGCCGGCCTTCGCACCCTCAATGAGGGCCAGAAGATCACCTACGAACTGGAACAAGACAAGCGCAGCGGCAAGATGTCCGCTGGCCAGCTGCAAGCTTAA
- a CDS encoding helix-turn-helix transcriptional regulator, translated as MSGGVIVNQIRTLRFLAGEMSQAELGKRIGLTRQTVAAIEAGKYSPTLEAAFRIAEVFGKPLEEVFQWSSQG; from the coding sequence ATGAGCGGCGGGGTGATCGTCAACCAGATCCGCACCCTGCGGTTTCTGGCGGGTGAAATGTCTCAGGCCGAACTCGGAAAGCGGATCGGGCTGACCCGTCAGACCGTCGCGGCCATTGAAGCCGGCAAGTACTCGCCGACACTCGAGGCGGCCTTCAGGATCGCCGAGGTTTTCGGCAAGCCGCTTGAAGAGGTGTTTCAGTGGTCCAGTCAGGGCTAA
- a CDS encoding NAD(P)/FAD-dependent oxidoreductase has product MLRISELKLPLGHPPEAMAPAILQRLGLQADDLLSWTVARRAHDARRKAAILMVYSVDVTVRDEADVLTRFAGDTHVRPTPDIEYRLKARAPEPLNALRPVVIGAGPCGLFAGLILAQMGFKPIILDRGKVVRERTKDTWGLWRRSELNPESNVQFGEGGAGTFSDGKLYSQIKDPRHLGRKVLEEFVKAGAPPEILTEAHPHIGTFRLVTMVESMRETIEALGGEYRWQHRVDELDIAVGPDGARKVKGLKLSTGDYLEADRVVLAVGHSARDTFQRLYDQGVHIEAKPFSVGVRIEHPQSWMDRARFGSHAGHPDLGAADYSLSHHCSNGRTVYSFCMCPGGTVVAATSEPGRVVTNGMSQYSRNERNANSGFVVGIDPERDYPGHPLAGIEFQRKWESLAYVAGGSTYAAPAQKVGDFLAGRPSTDLGEVAPSYKPGITMTDLSACLPAFAVEAMREALPVFGRQIAGYDHPDVLLTGVETRTSSPIRITRGKDFQSLNTAGLFPAGEGAGYAGGILSAAVDGIKVAEAVAADYLA; this is encoded by the coding sequence ATGTTGCGCATTTCCGAACTGAAGCTGCCGCTCGGCCATCCGCCGGAGGCCATGGCACCCGCGATCCTCCAGCGTTTGGGTTTGCAGGCCGATGACCTGCTGTCCTGGACCGTCGCGCGCCGGGCCCATGACGCCCGCCGCAAGGCTGCGATCCTGATGGTCTATTCCGTCGATGTGACCGTGCGTGACGAGGCCGACGTGCTGACCCGCTTCGCCGGCGACACCCATGTCCGCCCGACCCCCGACATCGAATATCGCCTCAAGGCCCGCGCGCCGGAGCCCCTGAACGCCCTGCGTCCCGTGGTCATCGGTGCAGGCCCCTGCGGCCTGTTTGCCGGGCTGATCCTGGCCCAGATGGGCTTCAAGCCGATCATTCTGGACCGCGGCAAGGTGGTGCGCGAGCGGACCAAGGACACCTGGGGCCTTTGGCGGCGGTCCGAACTGAATCCGGAATCCAATGTCCAGTTCGGCGAGGGCGGGGCTGGCACCTTTTCGGACGGCAAGCTCTACAGCCAGATCAAGGATCCCCGCCATCTGGGCCGCAAGGTGCTGGAGGAGTTCGTTAAGGCCGGCGCCCCACCCGAGATCCTGACCGAGGCCCACCCCCACATCGGCACCTTCCGGCTGGTGACCATGGTGGAATCGATGCGCGAGACCATCGAGGCCCTGGGCGGCGAATATCGCTGGCAGCATCGGGTCGACGAACTCGACATCGCGGTCGGTCCTGACGGTGCCCGCAAGGTGAAGGGCCTGAAGTTGTCGACCGGCGACTATCTGGAGGCTGACCGCGTGGTGCTGGCCGTCGGCCACAGCGCCCGCGACACCTTCCAGAGGCTGTACGACCAGGGCGTCCATATCGAAGCCAAGCCGTTTTCGGTCGGGGTGCGGATCGAGCATCCTCAGTCGTGGATGGACCGGGCGCGCTTCGGAAGTCATGCGGGCCATCCCGATCTGGGGGCTGCCGACTACAGCCTGTCGCATCACTGCAGCAACGGCCGCACGGTCTACAGCTTCTGCATGTGCCCCGGCGGTACGGTGGTGGCGGCGACCTCGGAGCCCGGCCGGGTCGTGACAAACGGCATGAGCCAGTATTCGCGCAACGAGCGGAACGCCAATTCCGGCTTCGTGGTCGGCATCGACCCCGAGCGCGACTATCCGGGCCACCCGCTGGCCGGCATCGAATTCCAGCGCAAATGGGAGAGCCTGGCCTATGTGGCCGGCGGCTCGACCTATGCCGCCCCGGCCCAGAAGGTCGGCGACTTCCTGGCCGGCCGCCCCTCGACCGATCTGGGCGAGGTGGCCCCGTCCTACAAGCCGGGCATCACCATGACCGACCTGTCGGCCTGCCTGCCGGCCTTTGCGGTCGAGGCCATGCGTGAAGCCCTGCCGGTCTTTGGTCGCCAGATCGCCGGCTATGACCACCCCGATGTGCTGCTGACCGGGGTCGAGACCCGCACCTCCTCACCGATCCGGATCACACGCGGCAAGGACTTCCAGAGCCTCAACACGGCGGGACTGTTCCCCGCCGGTGAAGGGGCGGGCTATGCCGGTGGGATCCTCTCGGCGGCCGTCGACGGCATCAAGGTGGCCGAGGCGGTTGCGGCGGACTATCTCGCCTAG